From Paucibacter aquatile, the proteins below share one genomic window:
- a CDS encoding STAS domain-containing protein, whose product MPDAEDAPATLASNDSTLEPPTLTLGPEFTIAQAAAQRQRLLDAVQSMGAGPLRLDLSGVSDFDSAGVQLLLSTQRSVQEMNAEVLIVQASDVVLEVLRCYGLEPTLGAAGPTPLAQVAATR is encoded by the coding sequence ATGCCGGATGCCGAAGATGCCCCAGCCACACTGGCGAGCAACGATTCAACCCTTGAGCCCCCGACCTTGACGTTGGGGCCCGAGTTCACGATCGCTCAAGCCGCAGCCCAACGGCAAAGGTTGTTGGACGCTGTTCAAAGCATGGGGGCTGGCCCGCTTCGCCTGGACTTGAGCGGCGTCAGCGACTTTGACAGCGCGGGCGTGCAGCTGCTGCTGTCCACCCAGCGCAGTGTCCAGGAGATGAACGCGGAAGTGCTGATTGTCCAAGCCAGCGACGTCGTTCTGGAGGTTCTGCGCTGCTACGGACTGGAGCCCACGCTCGGTGCCGCGGGGCCCACGCCCCTTGCGCAAGTCGCCGCCACCCGCTGA